Within Bdellovibrionales bacterium, the genomic segment TGCAAGCGTGTCCCCCGGTCTCGCCAAGTAGACCGCATTTACAAGAATTCCATTCTTCTTATAAGGGGTGCTTGCAATCTTTTTTAAGGAAACAACTGGCCTAAGGGCAGGTGACTCTCCCGCACTTTCAACATAAGAACTCGAAGAAATGCTTGGCGTACTCCCTTCGTCAATTGCTGCTCCAGTGGTCGCTCCAGTGTCCCCAGTTTCAGAAATCATTCCTGGCTCAGGAGTTGGGTTGATTTCTTCGCTCGATCCGGGTTCTGGACTCGTGCTCATCGCAGTATCTGAAGATCCGCCAGTTTCTTTGGCTATTCCATCTTCAGAAAACCCATCATCGGCCATCCCCTCATCATCAGCTAATTTCTCACCCACGTCCGTTGAATCCGAAAATTCAGATTTCCCCTTGGCTGCCTCGGCTCCTACTGAGCCACTCTCAGCAGAGAGACCCTCATCTTCTGCAGTTTCCCCTTCTATTAAACCTTCGGAATCTCCCCCGCCCTCACCCACCACAGCATCCGATTCAGCTGAGGATTCGGCCGCTTTATCCTTTTCAACACTTCCGGAAGTGCAAGACCATATGCCAAAAGAAAAAATAATCGGTAAAAAGACGTATACGAGTTTATTCATTGCTGCCTAACCTCAATTTGACGACAAATAGCTAAAATACTGTAAACATTAGATCATATTTAGACTGGGAGGGAAAATAATAATTCTTGCTGGCCCGCCCTTTGTCACCCGATCATTCAGACCGGACCTTTGTCTGACTTTTGGATTCGCTCTCATCTGTCCATTTCCATGTTGCTCCAACAGACAACTTATTTTCTTTGAACCATCCTCTGTTTGCCTCCAATGCATAAAGAGCTGGCCTGCTGCTTCTGTATTGCGGGATTTCGCGCTCCAACACCGATTTCGCCGGCTCCATGTCAACAATTTCGGTCAGAGTCTTGTTCTTGTCAAAAAAAGCTATTGAGAGGGGAATAAATGTGTTTTTCATCCAAAACGAAAGGACTTGTTCCTTGCTAAAAAGGAACAACATGCCCTCATTTTTTGCCAAAGACCTTCGATGCATGAGACCCTCGGACCTTCGTTCATCCGTATCCGCCACCTCAACCACCATTTTGACACTTCCTAGTTGGATCATTCGTCGGTCA encodes:
- a CDS encoding DUF192 domain-containing protein; its protein translation is MNLWFNGILLIFLTISPLLAFGGGVKFDRRMIQLGSVKMVVEVADTDERRSEGLMHRRSLAKNEGMLFLFSKEQVLSFWMKNTFIPLSIAFFDKNKTLTEIVDMEPAKSVLEREIPQYRSSRPALYALEANRGWFKENKLSVGATWKWTDESESKSQTKVRSE